A genomic window from Candidatus Nitrosotenuis uzonensis includes:
- a CDS encoding IS5 family transposase encodes MNSNKRGRKLLYPDSLMKMLGYVRVYFGVSYRQTEGLIRTYHTIPTVPDHTVIHKRINKLKIHLNRRPAGKIELVVDSTGIKLTNRGDWLTQKWQKKRKGFLKIHVGVDVSTKQVLAVKITDEHSHDSKHLKGIVREYARFGTITKLLGDGAFDSKEIFSYLDEKNITPAIRLKKCHTKRKGVLCTKDCRTGKVRLFQMGI; translated from the coding sequence ATGAACAGCAACAAAAGGGGCAGAAAATTACTCTACCCTGATTCCCTTATGAAAATGCTTGGGTATGTCCGGGTTTATTTCGGAGTATCATATCGCCAGACAGAGGGTCTGATCAGGACATACCATACAATACCGACAGTGCCTGACCACACAGTCATCCACAAAAGAATCAACAAACTCAAAATCCATCTGAACAGGCGCCCTGCAGGCAAAATCGAGTTGGTAGTAGATTCCACCGGAATCAAACTGACAAACAGGGGTGACTGGCTGACACAAAAATGGCAAAAGAAAAGAAAGGGATTCCTCAAGATACATGTAGGCGTTGATGTATCCACAAAGCAGGTCCTTGCCGTAAAAATAACAGATGAGCATTCCCATGACTCAAAGCATCTCAAAGGAATAGTAAGAGAATATGCAAGATTTGGCACCATTACAAAATTGCTAGGAGACGGTGCATTTGATTCAAAAGAGATATTCTCGTATCTTGATGAGAAAAATATCACGCCTGCGATTCGGCTCAAAAAATGCCATACCAAACGTAAAGGGGTGCTATGCACCAAAGATTGCCGTACTGGCAAAGTCAGATTATTCCAAATGGGCATCTAG
- a CDS encoding transposase, with the protein MIGQRIACQAAQNESVRILMSMTGIDYFSAMVIASEIGDIHRFDTPSRLVSWAGLCPSVHQSGSSLYMGRMKQGNKKVNWILTQAAQTSARTDERMKQFYQRVVRRYRHSIAITHVANKMIIIIWHMLTNRTLYNERKQNLYDAKLKRMQSAVR; encoded by the coding sequence ATGATCGGACAAAGAATAGCTTGCCAGGCAGCACAAAACGAATCAGTCAGGATTTTGATGAGCATGACCGGCATTGATTACTTTTCTGCAATGGTGATTGCATCCGAGATTGGTGACATACACAGATTTGATACACCGTCAAGACTGGTTTCATGGGCAGGTTTGTGCCCATCAGTACACCAGTCAGGAAGCTCGCTATACATGGGAAGAATGAAGCAGGGAAACAAAAAGGTAAACTGGATACTAACCCAAGCAGCACAAACATCGGCAAGGACTGATGAGAGGATGAAACAATTCTATCAAAGAGTAGTAAGAAGATATAGACACAGTATTGCAATTACACATGTTGCAAATAAGATGATTATCATCATATGGCACATGCTTACAAACAGGACGCTATACAACGAGAGAAAGCAGAATCTCTATGATGCAAAACTTAAGAGGATGCAGAGCGCAGTAAGATAG
- a CDS encoding IS110 family transposase, translating into MAVRIKLANPMKTKAIAEARIKTDTLDARTLAHLLRADLVAECYIAPHDVRESRTLLRARTDLVRDRTRIKNRIHSLLDKCDIKFEHDNIFGVSGMQHLTNLKLAGSDHLTL; encoded by the coding sequence TTGGCTGTAAGGATCAAACTTGCCAATCCAATGAAGACAAAGGCAATTGCAGAAGCAAGAATAAAGACAGACACACTTGATGCAAGAACACTTGCACATCTGCTAAGAGCAGATCTTGTGGCAGAATGCTACATTGCTCCCCACGATGTCCGAGAGAGTAGGACGCTGTTGAGAGCGAGGACGGATCTTGTACGTGATAGGACCAGAATCAAGAACAGGATACATTCTCTTCTTGACAAATGCGATATCAAATTTGAGCATGACAACATATTTGGTGTGAGCGGAATGCAGCATTTAACAAATCTGAAACTTGCAGGAAGCGACCATCTGACATTGTAG
- a CDS encoding IS110 family transposase, with translation MKHIAIDIGKRKCVVCIMDYDGTILEETTYPNTLADAESFACTMVKKYGTCIAVCESTGNLWLKTYDAFEKNGINMHPSIRARSSL, from the coding sequence ATGAAGCATATAGCAATTGACATCGGAAAAAGGAAATGCGTAGTATGCATTATGGATTATGATGGTACAATACTTGAAGAAACAACATACCCAAACACGCTTGCAGATGCAGAGTCGTTTGCATGTACCATGGTGAAAAAGTACGGCACGTGCATAGCTGTATGCGAATCAACTGGCAACCTTTGGCTCAAGACGTATGATGCATTTGAGAAGAACGGAATTAACATGCATCCATCTATTAGAGCTCGAAGCTCACTTTGA